In one Mucilaginibacter ginsenosidivorax genomic region, the following are encoded:
- a CDS encoding protein-disulfide reductase DsbD N-terminal domain-containing protein encodes MKKLLLLMVALVICAGAYAQIETPVRWAYAAKKLNSKEAVVYLKATIQPGWHIYSLNVGDGGPIKTSFEFTPSKLYAPVGKTTEPKPLSKYEESFKMNVTYFEKEVVFSQKISLKSATAGSVTGKLTYMTCNDKKCLPPDDVDFTIPLGK; translated from the coding sequence ATGAAAAAGTTATTGTTATTGATGGTAGCGCTGGTTATTTGCGCCGGGGCCTATGCACAAATTGAAACACCGGTACGCTGGGCATACGCGGCAAAAAAACTGAACAGTAAAGAGGCCGTTGTATATTTAAAGGCAACCATACAACCCGGCTGGCACATTTACTCGCTTAATGTTGGCGATGGCGGCCCGATAAAAACATCCTTTGAATTTACACCGTCAAAACTTTACGCGCCGGTTGGCAAAACCACCGAGCCAAAACCACTGTCTAAATACGAGGAATCATTCAAAATGAATGTTACTTATTTTGAAAAAGAGGTTGTTTTTTCGCAAAAAATAAGCTTAAAGTCGGCAACGGCCGGCAGTGTAACAGGTAAGCTTACTTATATGACCTGTAACGATAAAAAATGTCTTCCACCAGATGATGTAGATTTCACCATTCCTTTAGGCAAATAA
- a CDS encoding biotin--[acetyl-CoA-carboxylase] ligase, with protein MQNNIFSALFVGQNLVTIKEVDSTNTYLKTLLSNSKPLPEGTAIMAESQFAGRGQQQNKWHSEPGKNLTFSILLTPSFLPVLQQFDLTRAISLGVIEALNPLLGDRLKIKWPNDIYYDDHKLGGILIETHLQGDRIKDAIIGIGLNINQEHFEEGAGNAISVKQILQKDYDLRALLLEICGHIEGYYLKLKAGKSLFVRNAYLNRLYWLNEARNFRSDGETFTGTIVGVKDEGVLVVEHNNLGTREFSLKQIEFLNK; from the coding sequence TTGCAAAATAACATATTTTCGGCATTATTTGTTGGTCAAAATTTAGTAACAATTAAAGAAGTTGATTCAACCAACACTTACCTTAAAACATTACTGTCAAATTCCAAGCCATTGCCCGAAGGTACAGCCATTATGGCAGAAAGCCAATTTGCCGGGCGGGGCCAGCAGCAAAACAAATGGCATAGCGAGCCGGGCAAAAACCTAACTTTTAGTATTTTGCTAACCCCCTCATTTTTACCTGTTTTACAACAATTTGACCTTACGCGGGCTATAAGCCTGGGCGTAATTGAGGCGCTTAATCCGCTGCTGGGCGACCGCTTAAAAATAAAATGGCCAAACGATATTTATTATGACGACCACAAACTTGGCGGTATTTTGATTGAAACACACCTGCAGGGCGACAGGATAAAAGATGCCATTATTGGTATTGGGCTTAATATAAACCAGGAGCATTTTGAGGAGGGTGCCGGCAATGCCATATCTGTAAAGCAGATATTACAAAAGGATTATGATTTACGAGCTTTATTATTAGAAATTTGCGGGCATATTGAAGGATACTATCTTAAGCTTAAAGCCGGTAAATCTTTGTTTGTAAGGAACGCTTATTTAAACCGACTATACTGGTTAAACGAAGCAAGAAATTTCCGGTCAGACGGTGAAACGTTTACGGGGACCATTGTTGGGGTGAAAGATGAAGGGGTGCTGGTAGTTGAACATAATAATTTGGGCACCCGTGAGTTTAGCTTAAAACAAATTGAATTTTTAAATAAATAA
- the rsfS gene encoding ribosome silencing factor produces the protein MVKNKKVGQSTYISELAIHGIQEKKGNEIVRLDLRNLNSSVTDYFVVCHADSSTQVKAIANSIEDEIFKATQTEPWRKEGLEYGEWILLDYVDVVIHVFRTDKREFYGVEELWGDAEIKYYKSA, from the coding sequence ATGGTAAAAAATAAAAAGGTAGGGCAATCAACCTATATTTCTGAACTTGCGATACATGGTATCCAGGAAAAAAAAGGTAATGAAATTGTAAGGTTAGACCTTCGTAACCTAAATAGTTCGGTAACAGATTACTTTGTAGTTTGCCATGCCGATTCAAGCACGCAGGTAAAAGCGATAGCCAACAGCATTGAAGATGAAATTTTTAAAGCAACCCAAACCGAGCCCTGGCGTAAAGAAGGTTTGGAATATGGCGAGTGGATACTACTTGATTACGTGGATGTTGTGATCCACGTTTTCCGGACAGACAAGCGTGAATTTTATGGCGTAGAAGAATTGTGGGGTGATGCCGAAATAAAATATTACAAAAGCGCTTAA
- the ftsH gene encoding ATP-dependent zinc metalloprotease FtsH, whose translation MKDNDNKSESPKPIRKILNKKTPPKPPKFNIMWIYGIIVLAFLLATTLLSNDTGKRITYQDFETKMLKQHDVEKIIAYKSGDLIIGEVYIKKQSLDTKPEYTALGKEQHMFAGSSGPQYTFTDDSFESLKKSIAAAQAADPSLSDVSLELQQGRESFLSNWLVQGVIMVILFAAVWIFIMRRMSGGSGGGPGGQIFNIGKSKATLFDKEAQVTVTFNDVAGLEEAKQEVMEIVDFLKNPKKYTNLGGKIPKGALLVGSPGTGKTLLAKAVAGEAHVPFFSLSGSDFVEMFVGVGASRVRDLFRQAKDKAPCIIFIDEIDAIGRARGKNNIVGGNDERENTLNQLLVEMDGFGTDSGIIILAATNRPDVLDSALLRPGRFDRQVSIDKPDLNGREQIFKVHLKPLKLADDVDAKKLSAQTPGFAGAEIANVCNEAALIAARKNKEAVDMSDFQDAVDRVIGGLEKKNTLISPEEKRVVAYHEAGHAIAGWFLEHTDPLVKVSIVPRGVAALGYAQYLPNERFLVAKEELIDDMILSMGGRVAEDITFGKITTGALSDLERITRLAYGMVKIYGMNGKVGNVSFYDPQGENQFSKPYSDVTANLIDSEVRSLVEDVYAKTKELLIKHRDGLEKVAKKLLEKEVLFQADLEELLGKRPFEHRTAYDKFVNGEPTLVPDNNAIPENVINPELSRMDEPDPKF comes from the coding sequence ATGAAAGATAACGATAATAAATCAGAAAGTCCGAAACCGATCAGGAAGATCCTGAATAAAAAAACGCCGCCTAAGCCACCTAAGTTTAATATTATGTGGATATATGGCATCATTGTATTAGCATTCCTGCTTGCAACAACACTGTTAAGCAATGATACCGGTAAACGGATAACCTACCAGGATTTTGAAACCAAGATGCTTAAGCAGCATGATGTTGAAAAAATTATAGCTTATAAAAGCGGCGATTTGATCATTGGTGAAGTATATATTAAAAAGCAAAGCCTTGATACCAAGCCAGAATATACTGCCCTTGGTAAAGAGCAGCACATGTTTGCAGGAAGCAGCGGCCCCCAGTATACTTTTACCGACGACTCTTTTGAGAGCCTTAAAAAATCAATTGCTGCAGCACAAGCTGCCGACCCATCTTTAAGTGATGTTTCGCTTGAATTGCAACAGGGCCGCGAAAGCTTTTTATCAAACTGGCTTGTACAGGGTGTAATTATGGTGATATTATTTGCAGCAGTGTGGATATTTATCATGCGCCGTATGAGTGGTGGTTCGGGCGGTGGCCCGGGTGGCCAGATATTCAATATCGGCAAATCAAAAGCAACCTTGTTTGATAAAGAGGCACAGGTAACCGTTACATTTAATGATGTTGCCGGTTTAGAAGAGGCCAAGCAAGAGGTTATGGAAATTGTTGATTTCCTGAAAAACCCTAAAAAATACACCAACCTGGGTGGTAAAATTCCTAAAGGCGCATTGCTTGTAGGTTCGCCGGGTACAGGTAAAACCTTATTGGCAAAAGCCGTTGCCGGCGAAGCCCACGTTCCGTTCTTCTCCCTCTCAGGATCTGATTTTGTGGAGATGTTTGTGGGTGTAGGTGCATCACGTGTGCGCGACTTGTTCCGCCAGGCAAAAGATAAAGCGCCATGTATTATATTTATTGACGAGATTGATGCCATTGGCCGTGCCCGTGGTAAAAACAATATTGTTGGTGGTAACGATGAGCGCGAAAACACATTGAACCAGCTGTTGGTAGAGATGGATGGTTTTGGTACCGATTCGGGTATCATTATCCTTGCCGCAACCAACCGCCCCGATGTATTGGATTCGGCCTTATTACGTCCCGGACGTTTTGACAGGCAGGTATCTATTGATAAACCCGATTTGAATGGCCGTGAGCAGATCTTCAAGGTTCACTTAAAACCGCTTAAATTAGCTGATGATGTTGATGCCAAAAAATTATCGGCGCAAACCCCTGGTTTTGCAGGTGCCGAAATTGCCAACGTTTGTAACGAGGCTGCCCTTATAGCGGCCCGTAAAAACAAAGAGGCGGTTGACATGTCGGATTTTCAGGATGCGGTTGACCGTGTAATTGGTGGGTTGGAGAAAAAAAACACCCTGATTTCGCCCGAAGAAAAACGCGTTGTAGCTTACCACGAAGCCGGCCATGCTATAGCCGGATGGTTTTTAGAACATACCGATCCGCTGGTTAAAGTTTCTATTGTACCGCGTGGCGTTGCCGCTTTAGGATATGCCCAGTACCTGCCAAACGAAAGGTTCCTGGTTGCTAAAGAAGAGTTGATTGATGATATGATATTATCAATGGGTGGTCGTGTTGCCGAAGATATTACTTTCGGCAAAATTACCACCGGTGCCCTGAGCGATCTGGAACGCATTACCCGCCTGGCTTATGGCATGGTAAAAATATATGGCATGAACGGTAAAGTTGGTAACGTATCGTTTTACGATCCGCAAGGCGAAAACCAGTTTAGCAAACCATACTCTGATGTCACCGCAAACCTTATCGACTCGGAAGTAAGAAGCCTGGTTGAAGATGTGTATGCCAAAACAAAAGAATTGCTGATTAAACACCGCGACGGATTAGAAAAAGTTGCGAAAAAGTTATTGGAGAAAGAAGTATTGTTCCAGGCCGACCTGGAAGAACTTTTGGGCAAACGCCCTTTTGAGCACCGTACTGCTTATGATAAGTTTGTAAACGGCGAACCAACTTTAGTACCTGATAACAATGCGATACCCGAGAATGTGATCAATCCTGAGTTATCAAGGATGGATGAGCCCGATCCGAAGTTTTAA
- a CDS encoding LutC/YkgG family protein — MRDITTSKEKLLKKIRKALLEKRDNPYPQLEDLPLYATDDEIPEVVFAEQFTAVNGQFIFCEDEVQFIETLLTLAEERNWHKIYCWEPGLQEVLARFEYPFYETDKDFELAEVGFTLCEALIARNGSILLSNGNMAGRRLSIYPPVHIVLAYTSQMVMDIKDGFKLLKNKYGNRLPSMITNVTGPSRTADIEKTLVLGAHGPKELFVFLLDDSHEA, encoded by the coding sequence ATGAGGGATATTACCACATCAAAAGAAAAACTGCTTAAAAAGATACGCAAGGCGCTATTGGAGAAAAGGGACAACCCATATCCCCAACTGGAAGACCTGCCGCTTTATGCAACCGATGATGAAATACCCGAGGTTGTTTTTGCCGAGCAATTTACTGCCGTTAACGGCCAGTTTATTTTTTGCGAAGACGAGGTGCAATTTATAGAAACCCTGCTTACCCTGGCCGAAGAACGTAACTGGCATAAAATATATTGCTGGGAGCCCGGCCTGCAGGAGGTACTCGCCCGTTTTGAATACCCCTTTTACGAAACCGATAAAGACTTTGAACTGGCCGAAGTAGGATTTACCCTGTGCGAAGCTTTGATAGCCCGTAATGGCAGCATTTTGCTATCCAATGGCAATATGGCCGGCCGGCGCTTAAGCATTTATCCGCCGGTACATATTGTGCTGGCTTATACATCGCAAATGGTGATGGATATTAAGGATGGGTTTAAACTCCTAAAAAATAAATATGGCAATCGCCTGCCATCAATGATCACCAACGTAACCGGCCCCAGTCGCACTGCCGATATTGAAAAAACCCTGGTGCTTGGCGCCCATGGCCCCAAAGAGCTGTTTGTTTTTTTATTAGATGACTCGCACGAGGCATAA
- a CDS encoding sensor histidine kinase — MLFKDEQVILIIIAGTALLLLLGFFMVGFLLMFQKKQNKNAMEKAELKSSFKQELLKTRIEIQEETLNYVSREMHDNITQVLSFVKLNMGLLANKLTDEQKVKLNDSRELIAQTITDLRNLSKSLSFEHINALGLVKTLELEAIRVNKSGLINMDLNVEGEMYSLGEQRELVLFRIFQEALNNALKHADAANIKIGLYYNAQMFNLTIEDDGAGFQPELLTDKSGSGLRNMKNRAGLIGAEAVITSSLKQGCTIKLSLNPLVEENYANETHSNSPGR; from the coding sequence ATGCTTTTCAAAGACGAACAAGTTATTCTTATAATTATAGCCGGTACAGCTTTACTGCTGTTGCTGGGGTTTTTTATGGTTGGTTTTTTATTGATGTTTCAAAAAAAACAAAATAAAAATGCCATGGAGAAGGCCGAGTTGAAATCGTCGTTTAAACAGGAGTTGTTAAAAACCCGGATAGAGATACAGGAAGAAACCCTGAACTATGTAAGCCGCGAGATGCACGATAACATTACCCAGGTATTATCATTTGTAAAACTCAATATGGGCCTGCTGGCCAACAAGCTTACCGACGAACAAAAGGTAAAGTTGAATGACAGCCGTGAACTTATAGCGCAAACCATTACAGATTTGCGTAACCTTTCAAAAAGTTTAAGTTTTGAACATATCAACGCGTTAGGCCTGGTGAAAACGCTGGAACTGGAGGCGATAAGGGTGAACAAGAGCGGCCTTATTAATATGGATTTAAACGTTGAGGGCGAAATGTACTCCCTTGGCGAGCAGCGCGAACTGGTATTGTTCAGGATATTCCAGGAGGCGCTAAATAACGCGTTGAAACATGCGGATGCAGCAAACATTAAAATCGGTTTGTATTATAATGCACAAATGTTTAATTTGACCATCGAAGATGATGGCGCAGGTTTCCAACCCGAATTGCTGACCGACAAAAGCGGATCGGGGTTGCGTAACATGAAAAATAGGGCGGGTTTGATTGGGGCTGAGGCTGTTATAACCAGTTCGCTCAAACAAGGCTGTACTATTAAGCTGTCACTTAACCCCCTGGTTGAAGAAAATTATGCTAACGAAACCCATTCAAATAGCCCTGGTAGATGA
- a CDS encoding response regulator has translation MLTKPIQIALVDDHRLFRSGIAALIDSFGGYNILFEATHGQELIGSISAGLVPDIILLDINMPVMDGISTAQWLRKYHPSIRIIILSMFEDAEKVLLMVRAGVKGYLLKDAEPDEFERALIKVSEGDLFYPDFVTRHLLNNFNIDKEAQVQLNPREIEFLRLTSTELTYKEIADTMNISVRTVDSFRDHLFEKLQIKSRVGLVLYSIKNKLIDL, from the coding sequence ATGCTAACGAAACCCATTCAAATAGCCCTGGTAGATGATCATCGCCTTTTCAGGAGTGGCATTGCAGCGCTCATTGATAGCTTTGGTGGCTATAATATACTATTTGAAGCCACGCACGGGCAGGAATTAATAGGAAGTATTAGCGCAGGGCTTGTGCCTGATATTATTTTGCTTGATATTAATATGCCGGTAATGGATGGCATATCTACCGCGCAATGGCTTCGCAAATATCATCCGTCTATCCGTATCATTATCCTATCCATGTTTGAAGATGCCGAGAAGGTATTATTAATGGTAAGGGCTGGCGTAAAAGGATATTTACTAAAAGATGCCGAGCCCGACGAATTTGAACGCGCACTGATTAAAGTAAGTGAAGGCGACCTGTTTTACCCGGATTTTGTTACCCGCCACCTATTAAATAATTTTAACATCGATAAGGAAGCCCAGGTGCAGCTAAACCCCCGCGAAATTGAATTCCTGCGCCTTACAAGTACCGAACTTACCTACAAGGAGATTGCCGACACCATGAATATCAGCGTGCGTACGGTTGATAGTTTCCGCGATCATCTTTTTGAAAAGCTACAGATAAAAAGCCGGGTAGGACTGGTTTTATATAGTATTAAAAACAAGCTGATAGATTTGTAA
- a CDS encoding PA0069 family radical SAM protein, whose translation MAHEDNPDFFKGRGAQVNTHNKFLKSKYVADHMEGLDEPLLENSATQLFEENPKKIVSESNSPDLSHMYSINPYQGCEHGCIYCYARNTHEYYGFSAGLDFERKIIVKRNAPELLEQYFNKKNYKPVCILLSGNTDCYQPIERDLQITRRLLEVFLKYKNPVAIITKNNLVLRDLDILTELAAMNLVHVNVSITSLDEQLRQKLEPRTVTATGRLAVVQRLSEKGIPVRVMAAPIIPGLNSNEVPNIIKAAADRGALAAGFTIVRLNGSIAELFSDWIYKAFPNRAEKVLNMIRSCHDGNLNDSDFGRRMSGEGKVAESIHQMFRMACNRFLDGRQMPEYDYSLFVPRRGRQTSMF comes from the coding sequence ATGGCGCATGAGGACAACCCCGATTTTTTTAAGGGCAGGGGGGCACAGGTTAATACCCACAACAAATTTTTGAAAAGCAAATACGTGGCCGACCATATGGAAGGGCTTGACGAACCGTTGCTTGAAAACAGCGCCACGCAGCTTTTTGAAGAAAATCCTAAAAAAATTGTAAGCGAATCAAATAGTCCCGATTTAAGCCACATGTACTCCATAAACCCCTACCAGGGCTGCGAGCATGGTTGTATTTACTGCTATGCCCGCAACACGCATGAGTATTATGGCTTTAGCGCCGGCCTTGATTTTGAACGCAAGATTATTGTAAAGCGCAACGCTCCTGAATTGCTGGAACAATATTTTAACAAAAAAAATTATAAACCGGTATGCATCCTGCTATCGGGCAATACCGATTGTTATCAGCCCATTGAACGCGATTTGCAAATTACCCGACGGCTGCTGGAGGTTTTCCTGAAATATAAAAACCCGGTAGCCATCATCACCAAAAACAACCTGGTACTGCGCGACCTGGATATTTTGACCGAACTGGCCGCCATGAACCTGGTTCATGTTAACGTATCAATTACTTCCCTTGACGAACAACTTCGGCAAAAACTGGAGCCAAGAACGGTTACCGCCACCGGCAGGCTGGCTGTTGTTCAAAGGCTCTCAGAAAAAGGCATTCCGGTAAGGGTAATGGCAGCACCTATAATTCCGGGTTTGAACAGTAACGAAGTGCCCAACATTATCAAGGCTGCAGCCGATAGGGGCGCTTTAGCTGCCGGCTTTACTATAGTGCGCCTTAATGGGAGTATTGCCGAATTATTTAGCGACTGGATCTATAAAGCTTTCCCCAACCGTGCCGAAAAGGTGTTGAACATGATCCGGTCCTGCCACGATGGTAACCTGAATGATAGCGACTTTGGCAGGCGCATGAGTGGTGAAGGAAAGGTGGCCGAATCTATCCACCAGATGTTCAGGATGGCCTGTAACCGCTTTTTGGATGGCCGGCAGATGCCGGAGTATGACTATAGCTTATTTGTGCCGAGGAGGGGCAGGCAGACGAGTATGTTTTAG
- a CDS encoding ribosomal maturation YjgA family protein codes for MRRSRFLYFMLITATIITGLLSRHFKSIPLFVGDILWALMVYFIARFLFINKPIKFVVVASLLFCFAIEFSQLYKAPWINNLRHTLFGRLVLGEGFLWSDLLCYVVGVGIGCIIDFYILKKGPK; via the coding sequence ATGAGAAGATCAAGGTTCCTTTATTTTATGCTCATTACAGCTACCATAATTACTGGCCTGCTTTCCCGGCATTTTAAAAGCATACCATTGTTTGTTGGCGATATTCTTTGGGCGCTGATGGTTTATTTTATCGCGCGCTTCCTGTTTATCAATAAGCCTATAAAATTCGTAGTTGTTGCAAGTTTATTGTTTTGCTTCGCGATAGAGTTCAGCCAGCTTTATAAAGCGCCCTGGATAAATAATTTGAGGCATACCCTGTTTGGCAGGCTTGTTTTAGGCGAAGGCTTTTTATGGAGCGATTTGCTGTGTTATGTGGTTGGTGTGGGGATAGGTTGTATTATTGACTTTTACATACTTAAAAAAGGCCCAAAATAG
- a CDS encoding zinc ribbon domain-containing protein, which yields MEQTVEQKLKALYELQTIHTKIDRIRQVRGELPMEVADLEDDVAGLETRIQKIKYELDDVEDEIVTRKNLIKDAQANIKKYEAQLNEVKNNREYDAISKEIEIQGLDIQVSEKKIREYGFEITSKTQVYEKALADLEARKNDLDAKKDELGVITAETEKEENDLVAQAEKAIPNIEERLFTAYTRLRQNAKNGLAVVTIQRDSCSGCFNQIPPQRQSDIRQRKKIIVCEHCGRILVDEQMALEAETV from the coding sequence ATGGAACAAACCGTAGAACAGAAGCTTAAAGCTTTATACGAACTCCAAACCATCCACACTAAAATTGACAGAATACGCCAGGTACGTGGCGAGCTGCCAATGGAAGTTGCCGATCTGGAAGATGATGTTGCAGGCCTTGAAACCCGCATACAGAAAATCAAATATGAGCTGGATGATGTAGAGGATGAGATTGTAACCCGCAAAAACCTGATCAAAGATGCTCAGGCCAACATCAAAAAATACGAAGCGCAACTTAACGAAGTTAAGAACAACCGCGAGTATGATGCGATATCAAAAGAAATTGAGATACAAGGATTAGATATACAGGTAAGTGAAAAGAAGATAAGGGAATATGGTTTCGAGATAACTTCAAAAACCCAGGTGTACGAAAAAGCCCTTGCCGATCTGGAAGCACGTAAGAACGATCTTGATGCCAAAAAAGATGAGTTAGGTGTTATTACCGCCGAAACTGAAAAAGAAGAGAACGACCTTGTTGCCCAGGCAGAAAAAGCTATCCCGAATATTGAAGAGCGTTTATTTACAGCTTATACCCGTTTGCGCCAAAATGCAAAAAATGGTTTAGCAGTAGTAACCATTCAACGCGATTCATGCTCTGGCTGTTTTAACCAGATCCCGCCTCAGCGCCAGTCGGATATCCGTCAACGCAAAAAGATCATCGTTTGCGAACATTGCGGACGTATCCTGGTTGATGAGCAGATGGCTTTGGAAGCCGAAACGGTATAA